From a region of the Constantimarinum furrinae genome:
- a CDS encoding M28 family metallopeptidase has protein sequence MKNIVITLLSVFAISCNSAQNSTSTPITNDNARIDYANTITAEDLKTHLYIVADDAMEGRMTGTEGQKKAAEYLKNFYISEGIPGPVEADNYYQPIPANYFSRRKGISDSENVVAFIRGSEKPNEIIVLSAHYDHVGTDKDGNVYNGADDDGSGTVALLEIAQAFQKAVKEGNGPKRSILFLHVTGEEIGLFGSKYYTENPLFPLENTVCNLNTDMIGRIDPDKKDNPNYIYLIGSDKLSQGLHDLSEEVNQKYINLELDYKFNDEDDPNRFYYRSDHYNFAKNNIPIIFYFNGVHADYHKPSDTPDKIEYELLAKRTQLIFQTAWEVANRPERITADKL, from the coding sequence ATGAAAAATATTGTTATAACACTGCTCTCAGTGTTCGCTATTTCTTGTAATAGTGCTCAAAATTCTACATCGACTCCTATTACAAATGACAACGCTCGAATCGATTACGCTAACACAATTACAGCCGAAGATCTTAAAACACATCTGTATATTGTTGCCGATGATGCCATGGAAGGCAGAATGACGGGAACGGAAGGACAGAAAAAAGCGGCCGAATATCTCAAGAATTTTTATATTTCTGAAGGAATTCCGGGGCCTGTGGAAGCAGATAATTACTACCAACCTATTCCTGCAAATTACTTCTCGCGTAGAAAGGGAATTTCAGATTCTGAGAATGTAGTGGCTTTTATAAGAGGTTCTGAAAAACCAAACGAGATCATCGTACTTTCTGCTCATTACGATCATGTGGGAACCGATAAAGACGGAAACGTTTATAACGGTGCTGACGATGACGGAAGTGGTACAGTGGCATTGTTAGAGATCGCTCAAGCATTTCAAAAAGCAGTTAAAGAAGGAAATGGTCCTAAAAGATCCATTCTCTTTTTACACGTTACCGGAGAGGAAATAGGTTTATTCGGTTCTAAATATTATACGGAAAATCCTCTGTTCCCATTGGAAAATACGGTTTGTAATCTAAATACCGATATGATTGGTAGGATCGATCCCGACAAAAAAGACAACCCAAATTATATTTATCTTATTGGTAGCGATAAGCTGAGTCAGGGACTTCACGATCTTTCGGAAGAAGTGAACCAAAAGTATATCAATCTGGAGCTGGATTATAAGTTTAATGATGAAGATGATCCCAATCGGTTTTACTACCGCAGCGACCATTATAATTTTGCAAAAAACAATATCCCTATCATCTTTTATTTTAATGGAGTTCATGCAGATTATCACAAACCATCAGACACGCCCGATAAGATCGAATACGAACTGTTGGCGAAACGCACTCAGCTCATTTTTCAAACGGCTTGGGAAGTGGCAAACAGACCCGAAAGAATAACGGCAGATAAGCTATAG